In a genomic window of Thermogemmata fonticola:
- a CDS encoding UDP-glucose dehydrogenase family protein: MRIAVIGTGYVGLVTGTCLAESGNDVVCVDNNVQKIAILQEGRLPIYEPGLLELVQRNQREGRLHFTTDLSAAVQEAQLIFVAVGTPPTPEGAADLSAVFSVVDAVAQALRGVSPPPTSPRILVIKSTVPVGTNARISARLQELGCAHLLEVASNPEFLKEGAAIEDFMKPDRVVVGVRRPEVAEVLRELYAPFLRTDRPFLVMSPESAEMTKYAANAMLATKISFINEMANLCDRLGADIHDVRRGIGHDQRIGFQFLFPGPGYGGSCFPKDVGAVIAMGRQVGCPMRLMEAVDAVNHAQKQILFRKISAHYRGQLAGLTIAIWGLSFKPRTDDIREAPSLVLIEALLREQVHLRVHDPEAMHNVRALYGDRLYYARNPYDAVQGADALVIVTEWAEFRHPDFALIRQLMKGHVIFDGRNIYEPRQMANWGFTYYGIGRGLPLDLPPSESEDPK; encoded by the coding sequence ATGAGGATTGCCGTCATCGGGACAGGGTATGTGGGTCTGGTGACAGGGACGTGCTTAGCTGAAAGCGGTAACGATGTCGTCTGTGTGGATAACAACGTCCAGAAGATCGCTATTCTCCAAGAAGGCCGGCTGCCGATCTATGAGCCGGGATTGTTGGAATTGGTCCAGAGAAACCAGCGGGAAGGCAGGTTGCATTTCACCACGGATCTTAGTGCCGCCGTTCAGGAAGCTCAACTGATCTTTGTTGCTGTCGGGACACCGCCGACACCAGAAGGAGCAGCGGACCTTTCGGCAGTTTTCAGCGTTGTTGACGCCGTAGCCCAAGCTCTGCGAGGTGTTTCACCTCCCCCAACAAGCCCCCGAATTCTCGTGATCAAAAGCACGGTGCCCGTGGGGACAAATGCTCGCATCAGCGCACGCTTGCAGGAGCTGGGCTGTGCCCATCTGCTGGAAGTTGCTAGCAACCCGGAGTTTCTGAAAGAAGGAGCAGCGATCGAAGATTTCATGAAACCTGATCGTGTGGTGGTGGGGGTACGCCGGCCCGAAGTGGCGGAGGTACTTCGGGAGTTGTATGCCCCATTCCTGCGCACCGATCGCCCTTTTCTGGTGATGTCTCCGGAATCGGCGGAGATGACCAAGTATGCGGCCAACGCCATGTTAGCAACCAAAATCAGCTTTATCAATGAAATGGCCAATTTGTGCGATCGCTTGGGAGCCGATATTCACGATGTCCGCCGGGGCATTGGACACGATCAGCGGATCGGATTCCAATTTCTCTTCCCAGGCCCTGGCTATGGAGGATCGTGCTTTCCAAAGGATGTGGGCGCGGTGATCGCTATGGGCCGTCAGGTCGGTTGCCCCATGCGTTTGATGGAGGCTGTCGATGCTGTCAATCATGCTCAAAAACAGATATTATTCCGTAAAATCTCGGCCCACTACCGGGGACAATTAGCGGGCTTGACAATTGCTATTTGGGGTCTGTCCTTCAAACCGCGAACAGATGACATCCGTGAAGCTCCCTCACTGGTTCTAATCGAGGCCTTGCTCCGGGAGCAGGTTCATCTGCGCGTCCACGATCCCGAAGCCATGCATAACGTCCGGGCCTTGTATGGCGATCGGTTATATTACGCTCGGAATCCCTATGATGCGGTCCAAGGAGCCGATGCGTTAGTCATTGTCACCGAGTGGGCGGAATTTCGCCATCCCGATTTTGCCCTGATCCGTCAGTTGATGAAAGGACACGTCATTTTCGATGGCCGGAACATATATGAGCCGCGGCAGATGGCCAATTGGGGCTTCACCTACTACGGCATCGGACGGGGTTTACCACTGGATCTGCCGCCATCCGAGAGCGAGGACCCCAAGTGA
- a CDS encoding secondary thiamine-phosphate synthase enzyme YjbQ produces MLCRVLSLKVQSHRRQELIDITEEVRSVIRTSSFQHGLCTVYCPHTTAAVTVQEHADPDVAHDILLWLNSIVPKHMEGFRHSEGNSDAHIKSTLVGTSLTLIVQNGEILLGTWQGIFFCEFDGPRQRTVKIQLLGE; encoded by the coding sequence ATGCTCTGCCGCGTTTTATCTCTGAAGGTACAATCTCACCGGCGCCAAGAGTTGATCGACATCACCGAAGAGGTTCGCTCCGTGATCAGGACATCCTCATTCCAACACGGCTTATGTACGGTATACTGCCCTCACACAACGGCGGCAGTGACTGTGCAGGAGCATGCTGACCCGGATGTAGCCCATGATATTCTGCTTTGGCTCAATAGCATAGTTCCTAAACATATGGAGGGCTTCCGGCACAGTGAAGGTAATAGTGACGCCCACATCAAAAGCACGTTGGTTGGCACCTCGTTGACTCTGATTGTACAAAATGGTGAAATCTTACTTGGAACCTGGCAAGGCATTTTCTTCTGTGAATTCGACGGCCCGCGCCAGCGTACGGTCAAGATACAACTGCTGGGAGAATAA
- a CDS encoding protein kinase domain-containing protein — MADKIIQSEQVDLFEQLAVLDENPAAEVQETVRQLHSELATLARQLSESAPHDPCMQESACQQALAQIKALIHNTVMSTASLAASEDGSEEDEPDQVPESLEHFRILKLLGKGGMGAVYLAEDTRLGRQVAIKTLRRGLAKKKAARERFFREARLAATIEHDHVVPIYYVGEAHGIPFLAMPYLKGKSLEELLRNHHRLPLRHVLHLGLQIASGLAIAHEKGLIHRDIKPSNLWVEPVGGGRIKILDFGLARSNEDDMTLTKSGVILGTPAFMAPEQAKGEKVDARADLYSLGVILYRMATGQLPISGTDTYSMLVALATEQPRPIVELAPELPPSLADLIMRLLAKERNLRPASAREVVRELKTIQETYKSTGHPPSPQTAMPVGQLVLPLAQPISSLARESEAENNPWTSLASSEDTPSPTTPLRIQRQPRRSRPYLPLLVASGIAGLAILILLGAITIIIRDKSGKEIARLEIEEGSTVEVKEGGRIVKVWPQTDMKARSGTSGASKPPGSMGNSEKDPDRRAALWVLSVGGSIRIRLAGQNNQIIPVANLPAEPFELHEVNLYHNPHVTDSELAYLAELKGLVVLHLRGTKITDAGLFHLRNVKSLKDLDLVDCKHITDGGLGHLHELTNLDRLWVYATPISNEGLIHIRQLKNLTSLNVGYTKVTEEGLDQILELENLTFLHIGGSKITDAGVARLKQLKALRYLDINGNPITDAGLAHLKELPQLMWMNLSATEITDVGLIHLKEMKKLTRLEFRKNKGLTDAGLIHLGEMNQLTGLFLEELNITDAGLISLKGLKNLTVLSLAGTPITDAGLAHLNSVRSLDDLNLSNTRVSDRSLGWIGLQPGRTRVSLAHTRVSREGYESLKRTHPHWARRLEWSERNHELAQVVHRLGGQVWIAAREEEEAKLVKNPEELVRGYFQVRRVILAGVREPLGNLPAMLAQLSDPAWDRLEVLELSGRPVPDLGFLHGVKTLTELRLVDAQLNDQTLSRLPPLPKLKKLVLDGNEIGAVGAGHLAATFPQLEELSLARTRCDAPSILQLTALKELRVLNLAHTAIQDNALKEITKLSQLKSLDLRGTKVSANGVGELQKALPQCRIVWDGAK; from the coding sequence ATGGCTGACAAAATTATCCAGTCAGAACAAGTAGATTTGTTCGAGCAATTGGCAGTCTTGGACGAAAACCCAGCAGCCGAAGTGCAGGAGACCGTCCGGCAATTGCACTCTGAATTGGCGACCCTCGCGCGTCAATTGTCCGAGTCGGCACCTCACGATCCCTGCATGCAGGAATCGGCATGTCAGCAAGCCCTGGCGCAAATCAAGGCTTTGATCCACAACACGGTCATGAGCACGGCATCGCTGGCTGCTTCAGAAGACGGTTCCGAAGAAGACGAACCGGATCAAGTCCCGGAATCACTGGAGCATTTCCGAATCCTCAAGTTGCTGGGAAAAGGCGGGATGGGAGCGGTTTATCTGGCGGAAGACACGCGCTTGGGGCGTCAGGTCGCCATCAAGACGCTGCGCCGCGGTCTGGCCAAGAAAAAAGCTGCAAGAGAACGATTCTTTCGAGAAGCCCGTTTAGCTGCCACTATCGAACACGATCATGTTGTTCCCATTTACTACGTTGGGGAAGCGCACGGCATTCCCTTTCTCGCTATGCCCTACTTGAAAGGGAAGAGTTTGGAGGAATTACTGCGCAATCACCACAGGTTGCCGCTGCGGCATGTGTTGCATTTGGGATTGCAGATCGCCTCCGGCTTAGCGATTGCACACGAAAAGGGACTGATTCATCGCGACATCAAGCCGAGCAATCTCTGGGTGGAGCCCGTCGGTGGCGGCCGCATCAAAATCCTGGATTTCGGACTTGCCCGCTCTAATGAAGATGACATGACACTGACAAAATCCGGTGTGATCCTCGGAACGCCCGCTTTCATGGCTCCGGAGCAGGCCAAGGGGGAAAAAGTCGATGCCCGCGCCGATTTGTACAGCCTGGGTGTGATACTTTACCGAATGGCCACAGGTCAATTACCTATATCCGGAACTGACACCTACAGCATGCTCGTCGCGTTAGCTACAGAGCAACCTCGCCCTATAGTAGAATTGGCACCCGAGTTGCCCCCAAGTCTTGCAGATCTCATCATGCGTCTTCTAGCGAAGGAGCGGAACTTGCGTCCCGCTTCTGCGCGAGAAGTCGTCCGGGAATTGAAGACCATCCAGGAGACCTATAAGTCCACAGGACACCCCCCTTCTCCACAGACCGCGATGCCAGTGGGTCAATTAGTTCTGCCACTAGCTCAGCCGATTTCCTCTCTGGCGCGAGAATCGGAAGCGGAGAACAACCCGTGGACAAGTCTAGCAAGCTCCGAGGATACCCCCTCCCCTACGACCCCGCTGCGGATCCAACGGCAACCCCGCCGATCGCGGCCATACCTTCCTTTACTTGTGGCTTCGGGAATTGCCGGCCTGGCCATCCTCATTCTTTTGGGAGCTATTACGATTATCATTCGGGACAAAAGTGGGAAGGAAATTGCTCGCTTGGAAATCGAAGAAGGAAGCACCGTCGAAGTCAAGGAAGGGGGAAGAATTGTCAAAGTCTGGCCGCAAACGGATATGAAAGCCCGGAGTGGCACCTCAGGCGCTTCCAAACCACCTGGCTCGATGGGGAATTCAGAGAAAGACCCCGACCGCCGCGCCGCCCTGTGGGTGCTCTCCGTGGGGGGAAGCATCCGTATTCGCCTGGCGGGGCAAAACAATCAGATCATCCCTGTCGCCAACCTTCCCGCGGAACCTTTTGAACTCCATGAAGTGAATCTCTACCACAATCCCCATGTTACCGATTCGGAATTGGCATACCTTGCCGAACTCAAAGGTCTGGTCGTTTTGCACCTGCGCGGAACCAAGATCACCGACGCCGGACTATTCCATCTCCGGAACGTCAAAAGTTTGAAAGACCTGGACTTGGTCGATTGCAAGCACATCACGGATGGAGGACTCGGCCATCTCCATGAACTCACGAATCTTGACAGACTGTGGGTTTATGCCACTCCCATCAGTAATGAGGGGCTGATTCATATCAGGCAACTCAAAAACCTTACATCGCTGAATGTCGGTTACACCAAGGTGACTGAGGAGGGACTGGATCAGATTCTGGAACTGGAGAACCTGACCTTCCTGCACATAGGCGGTTCCAAGATCACAGACGCTGGGGTGGCACGGCTGAAGCAACTCAAGGCACTGAGATATCTGGACATCAACGGGAATCCAATCACCGATGCCGGTTTGGCACACCTCAAGGAGTTGCCACAACTCATGTGGATGAATCTAAGTGCTACCGAGATTACCGATGTGGGTTTGATTCATCTGAAAGAAATGAAGAAATTGACCCGGCTAGAATTCAGGAAAAACAAAGGGTTGACCGACGCTGGACTGATTCATCTCGGTGAAATGAATCAACTCACTGGACTGTTTTTGGAAGAGCTGAACATTACGGATGCCGGTCTGATTTCTCTCAAAGGTTTGAAAAACCTGACTGTTCTAAGCCTGGCGGGTACACCCATCACGGATGCTGGGCTGGCCCATTTGAACTCCGTGAGGAGTCTGGATGATCTGAATCTCAGTAATACCCGCGTCAGCGATCGGAGTCTGGGGTGGATAGGATTACAACCCGGAAGGACGAGAGTCTCTCTAGCCCACACTCGTGTTTCGCGCGAAGGTTACGAATCGCTGAAGCGAACTCATCCGCATTGGGCCAGACGCTTGGAGTGGTCCGAGCGCAATCACGAACTGGCTCAAGTGGTACACCGGCTTGGAGGGCAAGTTTGGATTGCAGCGCGGGAGGAGGAAGAGGCAAAGCTTGTCAAAAACCCCGAAGAGCTGGTACGCGGCTACTTCCAAGTCCGGAGAGTTATTCTGGCTGGTGTCCGAGAACCGTTGGGCAACCTGCCAGCCATGCTTGCTCAGCTCTCTGACCCCGCCTGGGATCGCCTTGAAGTGCTGGAACTGTCAGGTCGGCCGGTTCCCGATCTTGGGTTTCTCCATGGTGTCAAGACCTTGACAGAGCTAAGGTTGGTTGATGCCCAGCTTAATGACCAGACCCTCAGCCGCTTGCCTCCGTTGCCAAAACTCAAAAAACTGGTGCTGGATGGGAACGAAATCGGGGCTGTGGGTGCAGGTCACTTGGCTGCGACCTTCCCGCAACTGGAAGAATTGTCCTTGGCTCGGACCCGTTGCGACGCCCCTTCCATTCTCCAATTGACGGCCTTGAAGGAATTACGGGTGCTCAACTTGGCACATACAGCCATCCAGGACAATGCCTTGAAAGAAATAACTAAGCTATCGCAACTGAAATCGCTCGATCTACGCGGCACTAAAGTCAGCGCCAACGGCGTCGGTGAATTACAAAAGGCTTTGCCACAGTGCCGAATTGTGTGGGATGGAGCCAAATAA
- the hemB gene encoding porphobilinogen synthase, whose translation MIDPLAMYPPFPTSRPRRLRAHPLLRDLVRETELNVADLILPLFVRPGRGIRREISSMPGNYQLSVDTLIEEVGAALSLGLRYFILFGIPESKDETGSSALREDGIIQQALRELRHTFGQEILLMTDECFCEYTSHGHCGILHQRRGSWDVDNDATLAILVEQCISHARAGADIVAPSGMMDGMVAAIRRGLDEAGFAHVAILSYAVKYASAFYGPFREAAESPPQFGDRSTYQMDPANRNEALKEAALDVNEGADLLMVKPALAYLDIIRQVKDRFGLPVAAYNVSGEYAMVKAAAAQGWLDERRVTLEILTSIRRAGADMILTYHARDVARWLKQG comes from the coding sequence ATGATCGATCCACTGGCAATGTACCCCCCCTTTCCAACATCTCGGCCCCGGCGATTGCGTGCTCATCCTTTGCTGCGTGATTTGGTCCGAGAAACCGAGCTGAACGTTGCCGACCTGATCCTGCCGCTGTTCGTGCGTCCTGGCCGAGGCATCCGCCGGGAAATCTCCTCTATGCCAGGAAACTACCAGCTTAGCGTAGACACCCTGATCGAAGAGGTGGGCGCTGCTCTCTCTTTGGGGTTGCGGTATTTCATCCTCTTTGGCATCCCCGAATCCAAGGACGAGACTGGTTCCAGTGCTCTGCGAGAAGATGGCATCATCCAACAAGCTTTGCGGGAGTTGCGCCACACCTTCGGTCAAGAGATTTTGCTCATGACCGATGAGTGCTTTTGTGAATACACTTCTCATGGGCACTGCGGCATCCTCCACCAACGCCGCGGTAGCTGGGACGTTGACAATGACGCCACGTTAGCCATCTTAGTCGAACAATGTATCAGCCACGCACGTGCTGGTGCCGATATCGTTGCACCCAGCGGTATGATGGATGGAATGGTCGCCGCTATCCGACGGGGATTGGATGAAGCCGGTTTTGCCCATGTAGCCATCCTGAGTTACGCTGTTAAATATGCCAGCGCATTTTATGGACCCTTCCGTGAGGCCGCGGAGAGTCCGCCGCAGTTTGGCGATCGTAGCACCTATCAAATGGACCCTGCCAATCGGAACGAGGCTCTCAAAGAGGCTGCCTTGGACGTGAACGAGGGAGCCGATCTGCTTATGGTCAAACCGGCTTTAGCTTATCTGGACATTATCCGGCAGGTGAAAGACCGTTTTGGTTTACCGGTCGCTGCTTACAATGTGAGTGGTGAATATGCGATGGTCAAAGCCGCAGCGGCCCAAGGTTGGTTGGATGAACGCCGCGTTACGTTGGAAATCCTCACAAGTATCCGCCGAGCTGGCGCCGATATGATCCTGACCTATCATGCCCGTGATGTCGCCAGGTGGTTGAAACAGGGTTAG
- a CDS encoding flavin reductase family protein, translating to MHIDPSQSSVLEVYHYLVGIVTPRPIAWVTTLSTNGIVNLAPFSFFNLFGANPPIVVFSPTLRRDGSKKDTLRNLEQIGECVIHAATASLAEQVNLSSKELPPEESELALVGLSTVPSIKVRPPRLVESPAALECIVRQILPFGNGAIAPNLVIAEVVMIHIAEAILDGRGGIDPRRLQTVGRMGGNYWCRTTDLFELARP from the coding sequence ATGCACATCGATCCCAGCCAGTCGTCGGTGCTGGAAGTGTACCATTACCTCGTCGGCATCGTAACCCCACGACCCATCGCCTGGGTGACCACGCTATCAACGAACGGCATCGTCAATCTGGCTCCGTTCAGTTTTTTCAATCTCTTTGGCGCCAATCCTCCCATCGTCGTTTTTTCCCCGACTTTGCGCCGAGATGGGAGTAAGAAAGACACCTTGCGGAACCTGGAGCAAATTGGCGAATGTGTGATCCATGCTGCTACGGCGTCTTTGGCAGAACAGGTGAATTTGTCCTCGAAAGAACTTCCTCCAGAGGAAAGCGAACTGGCCTTGGTGGGGCTATCCACAGTGCCGAGCATCAAAGTTCGCCCCCCTCGCTTGGTGGAATCACCCGCAGCTCTTGAGTGCATCGTGCGACAGATTCTTCCCTTTGGGAACGGGGCCATCGCGCCCAATCTTGTTATTGCAGAAGTGGTCATGATCCACATTGCGGAGGCCATTCTCGATGGACGGGGCGGTATTGATCCCCGGCGGTTGCAAACCGTGGGACGTATGGGCGGCAACTACTGGTGCCGAACGACGGATTTATTTGAGTTAGCACGGCCATAG
- a CDS encoding RluA family pseudouridine synthase, with translation MIIVVERGETGKTLAAVLKVRLGWSWSRVKRLIERRHVRVGQQIETNVARRLKKGQEIRIADTVVHGITSENRPRPDDSSPSSRRPSRFSRRSSNPPKREPSSSLPVRKTAELRNVPHDFPKTLEKTSARDRMLNREEAERNQVQIPPTPSSLPTANAEEKQARYDPRPLIDIVYADAAIVVVHKPAGLTTMRHAYEEAEFGERGRRYLPKTLADYLPSLLGSPRCKVYAVHRLDRDTSGLVVFARTPQAAQALAEQLRHHRIDRRYWAITRGVPPEGKLESWLVRDRGDGRRGSASAEVAGAKHAVTYVRVIEKLGTFALVECRLETGRTHQVRIHLGEAGSPLCGERIYDRPLHGKPYPDDSGATRPMLHARTLGFVHPLTGEHLLWEAPPPADFLELMERLRRREIGQKGGESG, from the coding sequence GTGATCATTGTAGTGGAACGAGGGGAAACCGGAAAAACCTTGGCAGCCGTGCTCAAAGTTCGCCTCGGCTGGAGTTGGTCCCGTGTCAAACGCTTGATCGAACGGCGTCATGTTCGCGTCGGACAGCAGATTGAAACGAACGTTGCTCGCCGCCTGAAGAAAGGCCAAGAGATCCGCATTGCCGACACCGTGGTCCATGGGATAACAAGCGAAAACCGTCCACGCCCTGACGACTCATCCCCATCTTCTCGGCGACCGAGCCGCTTTTCGCGCCGTTCATCCAATCCGCCGAAGCGTGAACCTTCCTCCTCTCTGCCCGTAAGGAAGACTGCGGAACTTCGGAATGTGCCCCATGACTTTCCGAAGACACTGGAGAAGACTTCCGCTCGCGATCGGATGCTGAATCGTGAGGAGGCTGAGCGGAACCAAGTGCAAATACCCCCAACTCCATCTTCCCTTCCGACGGCAAATGCGGAGGAGAAACAAGCCCGTTATGATCCCAGGCCGCTGATCGACATTGTTTATGCGGATGCTGCCATAGTCGTTGTTCACAAGCCAGCGGGTTTGACGACTATGAGGCATGCCTATGAAGAGGCTGAATTCGGCGAGCGGGGACGACGTTACCTACCCAAAACGTTAGCGGATTATCTTCCAAGCCTGCTCGGTTCTCCCCGGTGCAAGGTTTACGCCGTTCACCGCTTGGATCGAGATACTTCGGGATTGGTGGTCTTTGCCCGAACACCCCAAGCTGCCCAGGCGTTAGCGGAGCAACTTCGGCACCATCGCATCGATCGGCGTTATTGGGCGATCACCCGTGGCGTACCCCCGGAGGGGAAACTTGAATCGTGGCTGGTCCGCGATCGGGGAGACGGGAGAAGGGGGAGCGCTTCTGCGGAGGTGGCCGGTGCGAAACACGCTGTCACGTATGTACGGGTTATTGAGAAACTCGGCACGTTTGCCTTGGTCGAGTGCCGCTTGGAGACCGGGAGGACACACCAAGTGCGCATCCACTTGGGGGAAGCCGGTTCTCCGTTATGCGGGGAGCGGATCTACGATCGTCCGCTTCATGGCAAACCCTATCCCGATGACAGCGGTGCAACACGCCCCATGTTGCATGCACGCACCCTCGGCTTTGTACACCCCCTCACCGGGGAGCATCTCCTATGGGAAGCCCCGCCTCCCGCCGACTTTCTGGAGTTGATGGAACGCTTGCGGCGAAGGGAGATAGGACAGAAGGGGGGAGAGAGTGGTTAG
- a CDS encoding RNA polymerase sigma factor — translation MLSTSQSLLQRACGEEPRAWERLCTLYGPMVYAWCRRAGLQDCDAADVVQEVFRAVFQHLKDFQARGGVFHAWLGKITANQVRQYFRQQRRLRLACLGQQAVEVADPAPSPEWESEWEHPSCRQQVIQRALELIRTEFTSTTWECFVRTTLQGQSSVDVAAYLGMNPNAVRQARYRVLHRLRQELEGLL, via the coding sequence ATGCTCTCGACATCACAAAGTTTGCTGCAACGGGCCTGTGGTGAGGAACCTCGCGCGTGGGAGCGGTTGTGCACTCTGTACGGTCCGATGGTATATGCTTGGTGCCGCCGTGCAGGACTGCAAGATTGTGATGCGGCTGATGTCGTCCAGGAGGTATTTCGTGCCGTCTTCCAACATTTGAAGGATTTCCAGGCTCGTGGCGGCGTCTTTCATGCTTGGTTGGGCAAAATAACGGCCAATCAGGTACGCCAGTATTTCCGGCAGCAGCGTCGGCTGCGTTTGGCATGCTTGGGTCAGCAGGCGGTCGAAGTGGCAGACCCCGCTCCCTCACCCGAATGGGAAAGCGAATGGGAACACCCATCCTGTCGGCAGCAGGTCATTCAACGTGCCTTAGAATTAATCCGAACCGAATTCACCTCCACCACCTGGGAGTGCTTCGTGCGCACCACGTTACAGGGTCAATCTAGCGTGGATGTGGCGGCCTACTTGGGAATGAATCCGAATGCCGTCCGCCAAGCTCGCTACCGCGTGCTCCACCGCTTGCGCCAGGAGTTGGAAGGACTGCTCTGA
- a CDS encoding UbiD family decarboxylase has translation MGYADLRSCIADLEMTNQLVRIEEEVDPYLEAAALHRRVQSQGGPALWFRRVKGTPFTMVSNLFGTPQRIRYLFRDTLDVVRQLVSLKRDPQELVRYPWRYWKLPLWLNCLRPRWVRRGPVLAARTILSQLPQVQCWPADGGPFITLPQVYTEHPDYPGWRHSNLGMYRVQIGGNDYLPDRECGLHYQIHRGIGVHHAAALRRGERLPVCISVGGPPALAVAAVMPLPEGMPEIAFAGILAGRRIRLCPIPKHDSPFPLPLFADADFVITGYVEPGRTKPEGPFGDHLGYYSLRHDFPVMTVTAIYHRVDAIWPFTVVGRPPQEDSCFGELIHELTGPVIPSVLPGVRAVHAVDAAGVHPLLLAIGSERYVPYAPERQPQELLTQASAILGQGQLSLAKYLLIAAQEDDPSLDVHDVPAFFRHVLERVRPERDLHFHTQTTIDTLDYSAGCGLNVGSKVVIAVAGKKRRELAHSLPSHWPVPSEFGPMRLVLPGIVAIQGPPCPRISQLSPSHPTKDSDMDRLLACWDEAFRTNETMWKGWPLITVVDDADFAAQSLQNWLWVVFTRSDPARDIYGVGAFIHNKHWGCRGPLVIDARLKPHMPDPLEEDPAIQKRIDRFFTRTGPLAGWE, from the coding sequence ATGGGATATGCCGATCTGCGTAGTTGTATTGCTGATTTGGAGATGACGAATCAACTCGTACGAATCGAGGAGGAAGTCGATCCGTATCTGGAAGCCGCTGCTTTGCACCGCCGAGTGCAAAGTCAAGGGGGACCTGCTTTGTGGTTCCGCCGGGTCAAAGGCACCCCCTTTACGATGGTTTCCAATCTTTTCGGCACACCTCAACGTATTCGCTACTTGTTCCGCGATACCCTGGATGTAGTCCGCCAACTGGTGTCCCTGAAGCGGGATCCCCAAGAATTGGTGCGGTACCCTTGGCGCTACTGGAAGTTGCCGCTTTGGCTGAACTGCCTCCGCCCTCGCTGGGTGCGTCGTGGTCCGGTCCTGGCTGCGCGCACGATTCTCTCGCAACTGCCGCAAGTGCAATGCTGGCCGGCAGACGGCGGTCCGTTCATCACCTTGCCTCAAGTGTATACCGAGCACCCGGATTATCCGGGTTGGCGGCATTCCAACTTGGGGATGTATCGGGTACAAATAGGCGGAAATGACTATCTGCCCGATCGCGAATGCGGCTTGCACTACCAGATTCATCGGGGCATCGGCGTGCATCATGCCGCAGCGCTGCGTCGCGGAGAGCGGTTGCCCGTATGTATCAGTGTCGGTGGTCCGCCAGCGCTGGCCGTCGCAGCTGTAATGCCTCTGCCGGAAGGAATGCCAGAGATTGCCTTTGCGGGCATACTGGCAGGCCGGCGCATCCGCCTGTGCCCCATCCCCAAACACGATTCCCCTTTTCCTCTTCCACTTTTCGCCGATGCCGATTTCGTCATCACAGGATATGTCGAACCCGGCCGAACCAAGCCCGAAGGACCATTTGGCGACCATCTCGGCTACTATAGCCTCCGCCATGACTTTCCCGTCATGACGGTGACAGCTATATACCACCGCGTTGATGCCATTTGGCCGTTCACAGTCGTGGGTCGGCCCCCCCAAGAGGACTCCTGCTTTGGGGAATTGATCCACGAGTTGACCGGACCGGTTATTCCCTCCGTGCTCCCCGGTGTGCGTGCCGTTCATGCCGTGGATGCAGCCGGTGTTCATCCCTTGCTTCTGGCCATCGGCTCAGAGCGTTACGTGCCCTACGCTCCCGAACGACAACCTCAGGAATTGCTGACGCAGGCCTCGGCAATCCTCGGTCAAGGCCAACTGTCCCTGGCAAAATATCTCCTCATCGCTGCTCAGGAGGATGACCCTTCACTCGATGTCCATGACGTTCCCGCCTTCTTCCGCCATGTGTTGGAACGAGTTCGACCTGAACGCGACCTCCATTTCCACACGCAAACAACAATTGACACTCTGGATTATTCCGCCGGCTGCGGGCTGAATGTCGGCAGTAAAGTGGTCATCGCCGTGGCGGGGAAGAAACGGCGGGAACTTGCCCACTCTTTGCCGTCTCATTGGCCCGTTCCTTCCGAGTTTGGTCCGATGCGCCTTGTCCTTCCCGGCATCGTTGCTATTCAAGGCCCACCATGCCCACGAATCTCTCAACTTTCCCCAAGCCATCCTACGAAAGACTCAGATATGGACCGTTTGCTGGCCTGCTGGGACGAAGCCTTTCGCACGAATGAAACAATGTGGAAAGGCTGGCCTTTGATCACGGTCGTGGACGACGCTGATTTTGCAGCCCAAAGTTTGCAAAACTGGTTATGGGTCGTCTTCACCCGAAGTGATCCGGCTCGTGATATTTACGGAGTGGGTGCCTTCATCCACAACAAGCATTGGGGTTGTCGTGGCCCGCTGGTCATTGATGCTCGGCTCAAACCTCACATGCCCGATCCCTTGGAGGAGGATCCCGCGATTCAGAAGCGGATCGATCGGTTCTTCACTCGCACGGGCCCACTGGCAGGGTGGGAATAA